A genomic segment from Nicotiana sylvestris chromosome 1, ASM39365v2, whole genome shotgun sequence encodes:
- the LOC138868203 gene encoding uncharacterized protein: protein MKAQALADHLAENPIDDEYQPLRTYFPDEEVNLVEAISEDTHAWKIFFDGAVNAKGVGIGAILISPTGQHYPATARLRFFCTNNTTEYESCIMGINMAIDQNVKELSIMGDSDLIIRQAQGEWETGDFKLIPYKKHVEDLSKRFKSIEFSHLMEDICEQFKIMHRNSTPYRPKGNGVVEAANKNIKKILRKMIQSSRQWHEKLSFALLGYRTTVRTSIRATPYLLVYGTEAIIPAEVEIPSLRIIVEAEIEDSEWVKTRLKQLTLIDEKRMAAICHGQLYQQRMARAYNKKEAKGKFAPNWKGPYIIRKILPRGSLYMGDIEGNDPEAAVNADAVKRYYV from the exons atgaaagcccaggcattagcggatcatttggctgagaacccgattGATGATGAGTATCAACCTTTGAGAACTTACTTCCCGGATGAAGAAGTAAATTTAGTTGAGGCAATATCTGAAGACACTCATGCttggaaaattttctttgatggggcggtaaatgcaaaaggtgttggaattggggcaattttgatctcacccactggtcaacactatccagccacagctcggcttcggttcttctgtacaaacaacaCCACCGAGTATGAATCTTGCATTATGGGTataaacatggcaatcgaccaaaaTGTCAAAGAGTTGTCGATCATGGGAGACTCAgatctgattatccggcaagcccaaggagaatgggaaaccggAGATTTTAAGCTTATCCCTTACAAGAAACATGTGGAAGACCTCAgcaagcgattcaagtcaatagagttcag tcatttgatggaggatatatgtgagcaattcaagataatgcaccggaactctactccttatcggcccaaaggcAATGGTgtcgttgaagcagcaaacaaaaacatcaaaaagattttgagaaagatgattcaaagttcgaggcagtggcatgaaaagctgtcgtttgcattgttgggatatcgcactactgtgcgcacgTCAATTAGAGCCAccccgtatcttttggtttatggcacggaAGCCATAATACCCGCCGAGGtcgaaatcccttctctccgaatcattgttgaagccgaaattgaagacagtgagtgggttaaaacccgtcTGAAACAATTAACTTTGATCGATGAAAAACGAATGGCTGCgatctgccacgggcagttgtaccaacaaagaatggctcgtgcctataacaagaaa gaagcaaaaggaaaatttgctcctaattggaagggcccatacatcatcagaaagatattgccgagaggatcATTGTATATGggcgatatcgaaggaaatgatcctgaagcagctgtaaatgcggatgcagtcaaaaggtactatgtttag
- the LOC138868204 gene encoding uncharacterized protein produces MGLLQPVPQTRQNPASPAYRAGTRCTYHSGAEGHDTDDCWTLKRAVENLIEQRNIMLRDEEVPNVTNNPLPAHNNGPVIGMICEDKEFDLALKAIIVIADKEKKPKVASKQDKGEKKKETTPPKSEKNMEVESGATPLKDVVLYVPQGLKEKQMTLSPPRRFELNKTTQMYVPKGVYVMQGPIKPSRLNEPVVIGRAPQKPMKDLTVVPWNYNKMVVTYKGEEIQGKVQENNPVEKYSNLEEVNNATRKRFPLKKHVSAEEVEVFFQNMKMADYEVIDQLQKFPEQVSLLALLMNFAEHQKVLIKTLNEVYMPVDISVEQLERMAERLFAINQITFSKNDLPSEGAAHNKVLHLTVKCEGHYVKRVMLDGGSGVDICPLSTLRRMEIGTEIIRPNNVCVRAFDGIKRDTIGEIDLILIIVPVDFEVTFQVLDMDTSYNFLLGRPWIHAAGAVPSTLHQMVKFEHEDQEIVVHREDEQSIYRDPSFPCLEAREGSEHIVYQAFEIVVAEQYKEGKPCPQPFLSNS; encoded by the coding sequence ATGGGTTTGCTACAGCCTGTTcctcaaaccaggcaaaacccagcatcacctgcttacagagccggtacccgatgcacctatcactcaggggcagaagggcatgacacggatgattgctggactctgaagagagccgtggagaacttgatagaacaaaggaatataatgTTGAGGGATGAAGAGGTTcccaatgtgaccaacaacccactgccagcccacaacaacgggccggtaattggaatgatttgtgaggataagGAATTTGACCTAGCATTGAAGGCCATCATTGTCATTGCTGAcaaagaaaagaaaccaaaagttgCCTCGAAGCAAgataaaggggagaaaaagaaagaaactacCCCTCCAAAGTCAGAGAAGAACATGGAAGTTGAGAGCGGGGCAACGCCTCTCAAAGATGTTGTTCTCTACGTCCCTCAAGGCCTTAAAGAAAAGCAGATGACATTGAGTCCTCCTAGGAGATTCGAGCTGAACAAAACAACCCAGATGTATGTGCCCAAAGGGGTTTATGTGATGCAAGGGCCAATTAAACCATCAAGGCTtaatgagcccgtggttattggacgCGCGCCACAGAAGCCCATGAAAGATCTTACTGTTGtgccctggaactacaacaaaatgGTGGTGACCTATAAAGGTGAAGAAATCCAAGgaaaagttcaagaaaataaccctgTTGAAAAGTATTCCAATTTGGAAGAGGTAAACAATGCTACTAGAAAGCGCTTCCCACTTAAGAAGCATGTGAGTGCCGAAGAAGTGGAGGTTTTCttccaaaacatgaaaatggCAGATTATGAGGTGATTGACCAGCTTCAAAAATTTCCCGAACAAGTCTCCTTGTTGGCTTTGTTGATGAATTTCGCCGAACATCagaaggtattgatcaagacccttaacgaagtATATATGCCTGTTGACATTTCTGTAGAGCAGTTGGAGAGAATGGCAGAAAGATTGTTCGCAATCAACCAGATCACTTTCAGCAAAAATGATTTACCCTCAGAAGGGGCCGCACATAACAAAGTCTTGCACCTAACAGTCAAATGCGAAGGGCACTACGTGAAAAGGGTGATGTTGGACGGAGGCTCTGGAGTAGACATTTGCCCACTTTCAACTCTACGGCGcatggaaattgggaccgaaataatccgacccaacaatgtctgcgtacgtgccttcgatggcatcaaaagggacacaattggagagatcgATCTAATTCTGATCATCGTcccagtagactttgaagtaaccttccaggttctagacatggacacatcctacaactttcttttggggaggccatggattcatgcagcgggggctgtaccctctactcttcatcagatggtgaagtttgagcatGAGGatcaagagatcgtggtccacagAGAAGATGAGCAgtcaatttatcgggacccatcattcccatgtcttgaagcaagagaggggAGTGAGCACATAGTTTATCAGGCTTTTGAAATTGTGGTTGCAGAACAGTACAAAGAAGGgaaaccttgcccccaacctttccttTCTAATTCATaa
- the LOC104235071 gene encoding uncharacterized protein — MNNQNDQQEINRKRKNNNLHDQNNASTFSKFSAENIPRVGEEGEEDDDNDLLTLSLSFPPTNKPRKQSPPKNQPNLPPPSLPLPSGSFYLPPVLASPTPIVAGPIQPMRKRRNPSKAAKDGKSDTIPPPFPWATNRRATVHTLDYLLSKQLFTISGDVQCKRCERKYQLEYDLREKFLEIGTYIAENKAAMHDRAPDIWMNPLLPTCQFCKQENSVKPIISEDKCTINWLFLLLGKMLGCCTLDDLKYFCEHTKNHRTGAKDRVLYLTYLTLCKQLDPNGPFDR, encoded by the coding sequence ATGAACAACCAAAATGATCAACAAGAAATCAACAGAAAAAGGAAGAACAACAACTTGCATGATCAAAATAATGCTAGTACTTTTAGTAAATTTTCTGCCGAAAATATTCCAAGAgttggagaagaaggagaagaagacgACGATAATGATTTGCTTACACTTTCACTGTCCTTTCCTCCGACCAATAAACCTCGAAAACAATCTCCTCCAAAAAATCAACCAAATCTCCCACCACCATCATTGCCTCTGCCATCAGGCTCTTTTTACCTCCCACCAGTTTTAGCGTCGCCAACGCCAATAGTAGCCGGTCCAATACAGCCAATGCGCAAACGACGTAACCCTTCAAAGGCAGCGAAAGATGGAAAAAGTGATACTATCCCACCACCATTTCCTTGGGCCACAAACCGTCGAGCCACAGTCCATACGTTAGATTACTTGTTGTCTAAGCAACTTTTCACCATAAGCGGCGACGTTCAATGTAAGAGATGTGAGAGAAAATACCAATTGGAGTATGATCTGAGAGAAAAATTCTTAGAAATTGGAACTTATATTGCTGAAAACAAAGCAGCCATGCATGATCGTGCCCCTGATATTTGGATGAATCCTTTGCTTCCAACTTGTCAATTTTGTAAACAAGAAAACAGTGTGAAACCAATAATCTCAGAGGACAAATGTACCATAAATTGGTTGTTTTTGCTACTTGGGAAAATGCTTGGATGTTGTACTCTTGACGATCTTAAGTATTTCTGTGAACATACTAAGAATCATCGCACAGGTGCAAAGGATCGTGTTCTTTATTTAACCTACTTGACTTTGTGCAAACAACTCGATCCAAATGGTCCATTTGATCGCTGA